The Celeribacter baekdonensis genomic interval TCGTCCCTGATCAACGCATTGACCGGGCATAAGGCACTCGCACGTGCCTCAAACACGCCGGGCCGCACCCAAGAGATTAACTTTTTCACCGCCTCAGACAGTCATTACCTCGTCGATCTTCCGGGCTATGGCTATGCCAAAGCGCCGATCCAAACCGTCGAGAAATGGCAACGCCTGCTCAAAGCCTACCTGTCTGGCCGCGCCACGTTGCGCCGGGCCTTTGTGCTGATCGACAGCCGCCACGGGGTCAAATCCGTCGATGAGGAAATCATGGACCGCCTCGACAAGTCCGCCGTGACCTTTCAGGTGGTGCTGACCAAAGCCGACAAGGTCAAAGAGGTGGAGCGCGCGGCAATCCTCGAGCAGGTGCGTGCGGCGGTGGCAAAACACCCGGCCGCCTACCCGGAATTGATCGTCACGTCCTCGGAAAAGGGCTGGGGCATTGATGTTCTGCGCGCCGTGATCGCGACGCTGGTGTAAGCGCCCCTTGCACCCGCGCCCGGGAACGCGATACTCAGGAGCAACCCCTCCAACGGACTCCTGGGAAATGAAGACGCAAGACATGAACAGAGACTGGATCGCAACCGCCCGCACATTGTCACAGGCCCTGCCCTATCTGCAGCGTTACGAAGGCGCGACAGTGGTGATCAAACTTGGCGGTCACGCCATGGGATCTGACGAGGCGATGGAAAGTTTCGCCCGCGACGTGGTGTTGATGCAGCAGGTTGGCGTCAAACCAGTGATCGTTCATGGCGGCGGTCCGATGATCAACAAACTTTTGGCCGATCTGGACATCAAATCCGAATTCGTCAACGGCAAGCGCGTGACGGATAAGGCCACAGTCGAAGTCGTTGAAATGGTCCTCTCCGGTCTTGTGAACAAACGCATCGTTCAGGCGATCAACAGCCAAGGTGGCCGCGCCGTCGGGATTTCCGGCAAGGACGCGAACCTGATGATCTGCGAACAGACCCACCCGGATTTGGGATTTGTCGGCACACCGATCAAAATGGACCCCTCGATCATCAAGGAACTTGGCGATGAAAATCTCATTCCGGTGATCGCGCCTGTGGGCGCGGGGCGCGATGGTGAGACGTTTAACGTCAATGGCGACACCGCCGCAGGGGCCATCGCAGGGGCGCTCAAGGCCGATCGCCTGTTGCTGTTGACCGATGTGTCCGGCGTCAAAGGCGCGGATGGCAATGTCTTGACCTCGCTCAACTCCGAACAAATCCGCCGCCTCACCGAAGAGGGCACCATCGCTGGTGGCATGATCCCGAAAACCGAAACCGCACTGGACGCGTTGAACGCCGGGGTGCGGGCCGTGGTGATCTTGGACGGGCGCGCGCCCAATGCCTGTTTGTTGGAGCTTTACACCGAACACGGTGCGGGATCGCTTATTCGCGACAGCCAACCCAGCATGAAGCCGCACGGCGCATAATGGGCCTGCGCCTTGTCCTGATGCGACATGCAAAATCGAGCTGGGATGATCCTCTGAGCGACGATTTTGATCGGGTGCTCAATGCCCGCGGCCAAAGCAACGCCGCCGCGATGGGGATTTGGCTGCGGGACAAAGGGTATCTGCCTGATCAGGTGTGGGTCTCCGCCGCTGCACGCACGCGTGAAACCTATGAATGGCTGTCCAACGGTATGGGTCTTTGCGCCAATGTCGTGGTCAAGGACACGCTCTACCTTGCCTCGGACATGCGGATCATGTCCGAATTGAAACAGGCCCAGGGCGACACCGTTTTGGTGATCGCCCACAACCCCGGCATCGGCGAATTTGCCGCACGCTTTGCCAACAGAGCGCCACTGCACAAAGACTTTGCGCGCTACCCGACCTGTGCCACCACTGTGTTTGACGTGGCCGCACCGACATGGTCCGAAATCACATTTGGCACCAACCCGATTGCCGAGTTTGTAACGCCGCGCGATCTTACCGACTGATCAGGCTTGGCCGGTCTAACCCGGCCAAATGATCCGCCACATCCCTGACGGTATATGGATTGCGCGGGTCCAATGTCATCCGCGCGCCCAAAGGGGGCACGTCACAGGAAGCGGTCTTTTGACGTGACATCGCAGCCCTTGAGAGGAGGTCAAACGCCTGCATCAGGTGTGCGCGCCAGCGGTCTTTTTCACCAAAGGGGATCACGAGTTTGACGCCAAAAGGCAAATCAGGATGATCGGCAAAAACCGTGATGTCGGGCCGATGCCCATGCGGATCAAGCGGGGCGAGATCACCAAAATAGAACCAAACCGGACGACCACCCTGCCCCGCCCAAACCCCCGGCGCCCACGGCCCGTAGGTATCGACCGCATCAAAATCCGGCCACATCGGGCGCTCGGGCCTTATGCGAGGCGGCTGACGCGCCGCAGACGATGGAAATGCGCCGCCTGGCAGCACTGAAAGCACCGCGCAAGTCGTGCCCGAGCAGGCCCGACCGTCCGAGAGCGGCAGATCATAGCGCGCCTCCATACTCCAGTTCAAAAAGGGGTAGCCCATATCACCAATATAACGCGGA includes:
- a CDS encoding SixA phosphatase family protein, giving the protein MGLRLVLMRHAKSSWDDPLSDDFDRVLNARGQSNAAAMGIWLRDKGYLPDQVWVSAAARTRETYEWLSNGMGLCANVVVKDTLYLASDMRIMSELKQAQGDTVLVIAHNPGIGEFAARFANRAPLHKDFARYPTCATTVFDVAAPTWSEITFGTNPIAEFVTPRDLTD
- the argB gene encoding acetylglutamate kinase, yielding MKTQDMNRDWIATARTLSQALPYLQRYEGATVVIKLGGHAMGSDEAMESFARDVVLMQQVGVKPVIVHGGGPMINKLLADLDIKSEFVNGKRVTDKATVEVVEMVLSGLVNKRIVQAINSQGGRAVGISGKDANLMICEQTHPDLGFVGTPIKMDPSIIKELGDENLIPVIAPVGAGRDGETFNVNGDTAAGAIAGALKADRLLLLTDVSGVKGADGNVLTSLNSEQIRRLTEEGTIAGGMIPKTETALDALNAGVRAVVILDGRAPNACLLELYTEHGAGSLIRDSQPSMKPHGA
- the yihA gene encoding ribosome biogenesis GTP-binding protein YihA/YsxC; the protein is MNLSFPIADPDAAALEKGRLLFAAQTEFVKGVVAMDGMPPDDRLEVCFAGRSNVGKSSLINALTGHKALARASNTPGRTQEINFFTASDSHYLVDLPGYGYAKAPIQTVEKWQRLLKAYLSGRATLRRAFVLIDSRHGVKSVDEEIMDRLDKSAVTFQVVLTKADKVKEVERAAILEQVRAAVAKHPAAYPELIVTSSEKGWGIDVLRAVIATLV